One genomic region from Argentina anserina chromosome 2, drPotAnse1.1, whole genome shotgun sequence encodes:
- the LOC126805556 gene encoding thermospermine synthase ACAULIS5: protein MGEAVEIFHINSFLSSKFDHHDDVLIKSNVNGNINHEDIDGSGSWYEETIDDDLKWSFALNGVLHKGVSEFQEIALLDTKRFGKVLVIDGKMQSAEVDEFIYHECLIHPALLSHPKPKNVFIMGGGEGSAAREALKHKLLEKVVMCDIDQEVVDFCRRHLTVNREAFAHDKLNLVINDAKAELEKSSEKFDIIVGDLADPVQGGPCYQLYTKSFYEKVLKPKLNHGGIFVTQAGPAGIFTHKEVFTSIFNTIKQVFNYVVVYAAHVPSFADTWGWVMASDEPFSMNAEKMDRKIEERIDGELNYLNGALFMSSATMNKTVSSSLSNETHVYTEEDARFIHGHGVAYCN, encoded by the exons ATGGGAGAGGCTGTTGAAATTTTCCATATAAACAGtttcttgtcatcaaaatttGATCATCATGACGACGTACTCATCAAAAGCAACGTTAATGGTAACATCAACCATGAAGATATAGATGGTTCTGGTAGCTGGTACGAAGAGACCATTGACGATGATCTGAAATGGTCATTTGCTCTTAATGG TGTGCTGCACAAGGGGGTAAGCGAGTTTCAGGAGATAGCTTTATTGGATACCAAGCGTTTTGGCAAG GTACTGGTGATCGATGGGAAGATGCAGAGTGCAGAAGTGGATGAGTTTATTTATCATGAGTGCTTAATACATCCTGCTCTTTTATCTCATCCAAA GCCTAAGAATGTGTTCATCATGGGAGGTGGGGAAGGATCAGCTGCAAGAGAAGCCCTTAAGCACAAATTACTTGAAAAAGTGGTTATGTGTGACATAGATCAG GAGGTGGTTGATTTCTGTCGCAGGCATTTGACAGTGAACCGGGAAGCGTTTGCTCACGATAAGCTTAACCTTGTTATCAATGATGCCAA GGCTGAATTGGAAAAGAGCTCCGAGAAATTCGATATCATAGTGGGAGATTTAGCAGACCCGGTTCAAGGAGGGCCTTGTTATCAGCTTTACACAAAATCCTTCTACGAGAAAGTTCTCAAACCCAAGCTTAATCATGGTGGCATTTTTGTGACCCAG GCTGGACCAGCAGGCATTTTCACCCACAAGGAGGTCTTCACCTCTATATTCAACACCATCAAACAGGTCTTTAATT ATGTTGTAGTTTATGCAGCTCATGTACCTTCTTTTGCGGATACATGGGGATGGGTCATG GCCTCGGATGAACCTTTCTCTATGAATGCTGAGAAAATGGACAGaaaaatagaggaaagaaTCGATGGGGAGTTAAACTATTTGAATGGTGCTTTGTTCATGTCCTCTGCAACCATGAACAAAACTGTTTCTTCATC GCTTTCCAATGAAACTCATGTCTACACTGAGGAAGATGCAAGGTTTATTCATGGACATGGGGTTGCTTACTGCAACTAG